From the Acidovorax carolinensis genome, one window contains:
- a CDS encoding methionine ABC transporter ATP-binding protein — protein MIDLRGITQIYPGPQGPVEALRGIDLHITPGEVFGIIGRSGAGKSSLVRVINLLNRPTRGEVIVTGRDLTQLNDADLRAARRDIGMVFQHFNLLSSRTVFDNAALPLELAGMDKAAIRARVNPLLELVGLSALADRYPAQISGGQKQRVGIARALASRPKVLLSDEATSALDPETTRSILALLRQVNKELGLTVVLITHQMQVIKQVADRVAVIDAGRIVEQGPVIDVFTRPQQAITKSLIDEIVPQELPASVLDHVRHLSRQLQGGGVGQLLRLSYSGERAYQPILSRLIREHGLDLSILHGQIDEIQDQTFGSLAVYASGEGARLQTAIAQLRGEGVVVEEVTTEG, from the coding sequence ATGATCGACTTACGGGGCATCACCCAGATTTATCCGGGCCCACAAGGCCCGGTCGAGGCCCTGCGCGGCATCGACCTGCACATCACGCCGGGCGAAGTGTTCGGCATCATCGGCCGCAGTGGCGCGGGAAAGAGTTCGCTGGTGCGGGTGATCAACCTGCTCAACCGGCCCACGAGGGGCGAGGTCATCGTGACGGGCCGCGACCTGACACAGCTCAATGACGCCGATCTGCGTGCCGCGCGCCGCGACATCGGCATGGTGTTCCAGCACTTCAACCTGCTGTCGTCGCGCACGGTGTTCGACAACGCCGCGCTGCCGCTGGAACTGGCGGGCATGGACAAGGCTGCCATCCGTGCGCGTGTGAACCCGCTGCTCGAACTGGTGGGCCTGTCGGCGCTGGCCGACCGCTACCCCGCGCAGATTTCGGGCGGACAAAAGCAGCGCGTGGGCATTGCGCGCGCGCTGGCCAGCCGGCCCAAGGTGCTGCTGAGCGACGAGGCCACATCCGCGCTCGACCCGGAAACCACGCGCTCCATCCTGGCGCTGCTGCGCCAGGTCAATAAAGAGCTAGGCCTCACGGTGGTGCTGATCACGCACCAGATGCAGGTCATCAAGCAGGTGGCCGACCGGGTGGCCGTGATCGACGCCGGCCGCATCGTCGAGCAGGGCCCGGTGATCGACGTGTTCACGCGCCCGCAGCAGGCCATCACCAAGAGCCTGATCGATGAGATCGTGCCGCAGGAGCTGCCCGCCAGCGTGCTCGACCATGTGCGCCACCTGTCGCGCCAGTTGCAGGGGGGCGGGGTGGGCCAGTTGCTGCGCCTGTCGTACTCGGGCGAGCGGGCTTACCAGCCCATCCTGTCGCGCCTGATCCGGGAGCATGGGCTGGACCTGTCCATCCTGCACGGCCAGATCGACGAGATCCAGGACCAGACCTTTGGCTCGCTGGCCGTGTATGCCAGCGGCGAGGGCGCCCGGCTGCAAACCGCCATTGCGCAGCTGCGCGGCGAAGGTGTGGTGGTGGAAGAAGTGACAACGGAAGGCTGA
- a CDS encoding tyrosine-type recombinase/integrase: MATKTNGQIINELSPGQFGKMGKVIPSGSLEARKLASGAVTFYWRVTINGKTAREVIGVYDPSAPPKSLQPTSKGYSIIAAMRAAEVLAAQHHANLDKGGFAGVKAAEQEAKARAVTAKLEAAQFTLQALLTDYCDHLEALGRVAHKDARSIFKLHVIEAWPKVAALPANLVTGEQIADMMRRVIELGKARTSNKLRSYMRAAYQTAKAARSKASIPVRFKSYNVTHNPGADTEPDESANKADKRPLTAEELRGYWQAIKTAPGFRGAVLRLHLLTGGQRIEQLVNLLTSNVTGDSIMLFDGKGRPGKPPRPHTVPLIPQAAAALLECQPRGTYAISTDKGETHLSAITLSHWAVAASALPDFQAKRIRSGVETLLASARISSDIRGRLQSHGISGVQARHYDGHDYMEEKRQALETLFRLLDAPEASNVVQLKTA; the protein is encoded by the coding sequence ATGGCCACCAAAACTAACGGACAAATCATCAATGAACTGTCACCGGGGCAGTTCGGGAAGATGGGAAAGGTTATCCCGTCCGGATCGCTGGAAGCGCGCAAACTGGCGAGCGGCGCAGTTACCTTTTACTGGCGCGTCACGATCAACGGCAAGACCGCCCGCGAAGTGATCGGCGTCTATGACCCGAGCGCACCGCCCAAGAGCTTGCAACCAACCAGCAAGGGTTATTCCATCATCGCCGCCATGCGTGCCGCTGAAGTGCTGGCAGCGCAGCACCATGCAAATCTTGACAAAGGCGGGTTCGCTGGCGTGAAGGCCGCAGAACAGGAAGCCAAGGCCAGGGCCGTGACCGCCAAGCTGGAGGCGGCACAGTTCACATTGCAGGCCCTGCTGACCGACTATTGCGACCACCTGGAGGCCCTGGGCCGCGTGGCGCACAAGGATGCCCGAAGCATCTTCAAGTTGCATGTGATAGAGGCATGGCCCAAGGTCGCCGCCCTGCCCGCCAATCTGGTGACGGGCGAACAAATAGCGGACATGATGCGGCGCGTGATCGAACTGGGCAAAGCCCGCACGTCCAACAAGCTGCGCAGCTACATGCGGGCGGCATACCAGACGGCGAAGGCGGCACGCTCCAAGGCCAGCATTCCGGTGCGATTCAAAAGCTACAACGTCACCCACAATCCCGGCGCAGACACCGAGCCGGACGAAAGCGCCAACAAGGCCGACAAGCGCCCGCTGACAGCCGAGGAGCTGCGCGGCTACTGGCAGGCCATCAAGACCGCGCCGGGGTTCCGTGGGGCCGTCCTGCGGCTGCATCTTTTGACTGGTGGCCAGCGTATCGAGCAACTGGTGAACCTGCTTACCAGCAACGTGACCGGCGACAGCATCATGCTTTTCGACGGCAAGGGCAGACCCGGTAAGCCACCCCGCCCGCATACGGTGCCGCTGATCCCTCAAGCTGCCGCCGCCCTTTTGGAGTGCCAGCCCCGAGGCACCTACGCCATCAGCACGGACAAGGGCGAGACACACCTATCAGCCATCACCCTGAGCCACTGGGCAGTGGCAGCAAGCGCCCTGCCCGACTTCCAAGCAAAGCGCATTCGCTCCGGTGTGGAAACACTACTCGCCAGCGCCCGCATCAGCTCAGACATTCGGGGCCGGTTGCAGTCGCACGGCATCAGCGGTGTGCAGGCGCGGCACTATGACGGGCACGACTACATGGAAGAAAAGCGGCAAGCCCTGGAAACCCTGTTCCGGCTTTTGGATGCGCCCGAGGCCAGCAACGTGGTGCAACTCAAGACAGCGTGA
- a CDS encoding helix-turn-helix transcriptional regulator — protein MIIIKGMSRIERGTYTLPSLGHALMGYVVRNGRDHAPALSITDDMPEAGGGGESAAAPEVAASDDDGGDGDGDPDSDRRRPRSKSSHPSFPPALLAFEPLSHYVSFGRSRIYQLIAADEFPKPIKVGKSSRWVKAEIDAWINKQATSQRVEA, from the coding sequence ATGATCATCATCAAAGGTATGTCAAGAATTGAGCGCGGCACCTACACGCTACCTAGTCTCGGGCACGCGTTGATGGGCTACGTTGTGCGCAATGGCCGCGACCATGCGCCCGCACTGAGCATTACCGACGACATGCCCGAAGCCGGTGGAGGTGGCGAAAGCGCCGCAGCGCCCGAGGTGGCAGCATCAGACGACGATGGCGGGGATGGTGACGGCGACCCCGACTCAGACCGACGACGCCCACGTTCTAAATCTTCACACCCATCTTTCCCGCCTGCGCTACTCGCGTTTGAGCCTCTCTCGCACTACGTCAGTTTTGGCCGTAGTCGCATCTATCAGCTAATCGCGGCTGATGAATTTCCAAAACCAATCAAAGTAGGTAAGTCGTCCCGCTGGGTGAAAGCGGAAATAGACGCATGGATCAATAAGCAAGCCACATCGCAACGAGTGGAGGCCTAA
- a CDS encoding bifunctional DNA primase/polymerase, protein MSTTTEVGASVPNEKVAGGYQTTTATSKEYSPIFSCSEGESNNQLMLEAMDYAASDWHVFPLLPNTKRPATEHGLKDASTDPDTIRAWWTRWPSANIGIALPPELVAVDIDVKDVDGHATMAELAAQHGGLPETLTVETTTGGWHLYFKKPPEVRVKNRAGIRPGIDVRAHGGYLVAPPSTIDGRAYQWIGQGRMVDCPQWLLDVLTEEKNAPASPATAPQALQSTARDHYSQRALERATSAVLAAPEGGRNDVLNGAAYGLSRLSSAGRLDWQQVAATMERAALAAGLEPDEVRKTLESARTAGQTSPNYEGLPDRPRQSAGFEPLEVDTDEPPGPKLSPVSVFDVVSAPSPPPRYVWKGYLPRGEVSLLGAHGGTGKSYISLMLAVAAATGRPLFGVDTEPSRVLFLSLEDSGPVVRHRLANICREWDIEPEELANLQVFDGTEDPELFATTGRDAGTTTGTYAELRKLAAGADLVIVDNASDAYGGDEIQRRQVRAFIRCLKSIAKDNNSAVLLLAHVDKNTSRARKAEGGEGYSGSTAWHNSVRSRLFMTRDEAGGLKLEHQKINHGKLREPLHLFWPADGLPQLDAPLVGVVAHIADRVNTKALLKLIAEFTERGEHVSAATTSRTHAVKLLSGESTYPKGLKQNDVFDLLRQAERAGYLARVEYRGADRKQRERWEVTSQGREQAGLSPAATAATAATYEVLEVTAPTAVECGDCGDSARGYGGKSAHMESPHPTVAL, encoded by the coding sequence ATGAGCACCACCACCGAAGTGGGCGCAAGCGTGCCCAATGAGAAAGTCGCCGGGGGCTACCAGACCACCACGGCGACTTCGAAAGAGTACAGCCCGATTTTCTCATGCAGTGAAGGCGAGAGCAACAATCAATTGATGCTTGAAGCAATGGACTATGCCGCCAGCGATTGGCATGTGTTCCCACTGCTGCCCAACACCAAACGCCCCGCCACCGAACATGGCCTGAAGGACGCCAGCACCGACCCGGACACGATCCGCGCATGGTGGACACGCTGGCCTAGTGCCAATATCGGCATTGCCCTGCCGCCCGAGCTGGTGGCCGTGGACATTGACGTCAAAGACGTTGACGGGCACGCCACCATGGCAGAGCTGGCAGCGCAGCATGGTGGACTGCCTGAAACCCTCACGGTTGAAACCACCACGGGCGGCTGGCACCTGTATTTCAAGAAGCCGCCCGAAGTGCGTGTGAAGAATCGCGCGGGCATCCGGCCAGGTATCGACGTTCGCGCGCATGGGGGCTACCTGGTGGCACCACCGAGCACGATCGACGGGCGGGCCTATCAGTGGATCGGGCAAGGCCGCATGGTGGATTGCCCGCAGTGGCTTTTGGATGTGCTGACCGAGGAAAAGAATGCTCCGGCAAGCCCCGCAACAGCCCCGCAGGCGCTGCAAAGCACCGCACGCGACCACTACAGCCAACGGGCATTGGAGCGCGCTACAAGCGCCGTTCTGGCAGCACCTGAAGGTGGGCGCAATGATGTGCTGAATGGCGCAGCCTACGGACTGTCCCGGCTGTCTTCCGCTGGGCGGCTGGACTGGCAGCAAGTGGCGGCGACCATGGAGCGCGCCGCACTGGCCGCAGGCCTGGAACCGGACGAGGTGCGCAAGACACTGGAGAGCGCGCGCACCGCTGGGCAGACTTCGCCCAACTATGAGGGCTTGCCAGACCGCCCACGGCAAAGTGCAGGTTTCGAGCCGCTGGAGGTTGACACCGACGAGCCACCCGGCCCGAAGCTATCGCCTGTTTCCGTTTTTGACGTGGTTTCCGCGCCATCCCCGCCGCCGCGTTATGTGTGGAAAGGATATCTGCCCCGTGGTGAGGTTTCGCTTTTGGGCGCGCACGGCGGCACGGGCAAAAGCTATATCTCATTGATGCTGGCAGTGGCAGCGGCGACCGGACGCCCATTGTTCGGGGTTGACACCGAACCATCGCGCGTCCTGTTCCTGAGCCTGGAGGACAGCGGGCCGGTAGTGCGGCACCGACTGGCCAATATCTGCCGTGAATGGGACATTGAACCCGAGGAGCTGGCCAATCTGCAAGTATTCGACGGCACCGAAGATCCCGAGCTTTTCGCAACGACAGGCCGCGATGCTGGCACCACCACGGGCACCTATGCCGAGCTGCGCAAGCTGGCAGCGGGCGCTGATCTTGTCATTGTGGACAACGCCAGCGATGCCTACGGCGGCGACGAAATCCAACGCCGCCAGGTGCGGGCCTTCATTCGGTGCCTGAAGTCAATTGCGAAGGACAACAACAGTGCGGTGCTGCTGCTGGCACACGTTGACAAAAACACCAGCCGAGCGCGCAAGGCCGAGGGCGGCGAAGGCTACAGCGGTAGCACCGCATGGCACAACAGCGTGCGCAGTCGCCTATTCATGACGCGCGATGAGGCGGGCGGGTTGAAGCTGGAACATCAGAAGATCAACCACGGGAAGCTGCGCGAGCCGCTGCACCTGTTTTGGCCTGCTGACGGCCTGCCGCAACTGGACGCGCCATTGGTGGGGGTTGTTGCGCACATTGCCGACCGCGTGAACACGAAGGCCCTGTTAAAGCTGATCGCTGAGTTCACCGAGCGCGGCGAGCATGTGAGCGCCGCTACCACCAGCCGGACGCACGCGGTAAAGCTGCTGTCCGGCGAGAGCACCTACCCCAAGGGCTTGAAACAAAACGATGTGTTTGATCTGCTGCGCCAGGCCGAGCGCGCCGGGTATCTGGCCCGCGTGGAGTACCGGGGCGCAGACCGCAAGCAGCGCGAGCGTTGGGAAGTCACGAGCCAGGGGCGGGAGCAGGCGGGCCTATCACCTGCGGCGACTGCGGCGACTGCGGCGACTTATGAGGTACTGGAAGTCACCGCACCTACCGCAGTGGAGTGCGGCGACTGCGGCGACTCCGCTAGGGGGTATGGGGGAAAGAGCGCGCACATGGAGTCACCGCACCCCACCGTGGCACTTTGA
- a CDS encoding phage major capsid protein produces the protein MQLHQIREARAAKVSEARSLLASMPTLTPEAQTKFDAIKAEIVNLEGQEARAQFVEDAERRSLGTPVHKARNELEGRVSLIDAINAQVENRAVSGALAEYGQEQKRQGITARRGGVLVPSSVFEQRTTMDTTSAAKITPDEYKASEFVGLFRNALVMKSLGARVLSGVRGDVIVPKQTGASSAFWVGEGDPLTESSATFDNIKLTPKHVGALSSVSRQLLQQANPSIEQLIRDDFVRVIGQAIDKAMLHGLAANDEPVGIINTAGIQTASLATLSWAAVVAMLEKLAIENVTANGIVTHAKAATKLQTTLKDSVAGGEYLMQGGRVAGLNAYITNQLDAKSGTPDKGRIIAGDFSQLIVADYQSSEILANPWGTGFYEAGAIQLRIMATMDMAVRNAKAFVLADDLSI, from the coding sequence ATGCAACTGCATCAAATCCGTGAAGCCCGCGCCGCCAAAGTCTCCGAAGCCCGCAGCCTGCTGGCATCCATGCCAACCCTCACGCCCGAAGCTCAGACGAAGTTCGACGCCATCAAGGCCGAAATCGTGAATCTGGAAGGCCAAGAAGCCCGCGCTCAGTTCGTGGAGGACGCCGAGCGCCGCAGCCTGGGCACGCCGGTGCACAAGGCCCGCAACGAGCTGGAAGGCCGCGTTAGCCTGATTGATGCCATCAATGCCCAAGTGGAAAACCGCGCTGTGTCTGGTGCCCTTGCTGAGTACGGCCAGGAACAAAAGCGCCAGGGCATTACCGCCCGCCGTGGTGGCGTGCTGGTGCCCTCTAGCGTGTTTGAGCAGCGCACCACCATGGACACCACCAGCGCGGCAAAAATCACGCCAGACGAATACAAGGCCAGCGAGTTCGTGGGCTTGTTCCGCAATGCCCTGGTAATGAAGTCCCTGGGTGCCCGCGTGCTGTCTGGTGTTCGTGGTGACGTGATCGTGCCAAAACAGACTGGTGCATCAAGCGCTTTTTGGGTAGGCGAAGGCGACCCCTTGACCGAATCGAGCGCAACGTTCGACAACATCAAGTTGACCCCCAAGCATGTGGGCGCACTTTCCAGCGTTTCGCGCCAGTTGCTGCAACAGGCCAACCCCTCGATCGAGCAACTCATTCGTGACGACTTTGTGCGGGTGATCGGCCAGGCCATTGACAAAGCAATGCTGCATGGCCTTGCTGCCAACGACGAGCCGGTGGGCATCATCAACACCGCGGGCATTCAAACCGCATCGCTGGCCACTTTGAGCTGGGCCGCTGTGGTGGCCATGCTGGAAAAGCTGGCGATTGAAAACGTCACTGCCAACGGCATCGTGACCCATGCCAAGGCCGCCACCAAACTGCAAACCACCCTCAAGGACTCCGTAGCCGGTGGCGAATACCTTATGCAAGGTGGCCGCGTGGCTGGCTTGAATGCCTACATCACCAACCAGTTGGACGCCAAGAGCGGCACGCCGGACAAGGGCCGAATCATCGCTGGCGACTTTTCGCAACTGATTGTGGCCGACTACCAAAGCTCTGAAATTCTGGCTAATCCATGGGGCACGGGTTTCTATGAAGCCGGTGCAATTCAGCTCCGAATCATGGCGACCATGGATATGGCAGTCCGCAACGCCAAGGCATTCGTGCTGGCTGACGATCTGAGCATCTAA
- a CDS encoding HK97 family phage prohead protease — protein sequence MTLEIRTGELRASSPGRLQGYVARFGSETRIGDFFERVMPGAFRASLADGRNIVALADHDRRALLGSTASGTLQLREDDHGLAFELRLPDTSVARDIAVLVESRVIQGCSFGFHVPEGGDTWLDRGDGSMLRELRNVELVEVTVTAQPAYPDTEVAKRSKPIEQGYAHFHIHRDNNFLWLELS from the coding sequence ATGACGCTTGAAATTCGTACTGGCGAGCTTCGGGCGTCATCGCCCGGACGGCTGCAAGGATATGTTGCGCGTTTCGGTTCGGAAACCCGGATAGGGGACTTCTTCGAACGCGTTATGCCTGGTGCGTTTCGCGCATCGCTGGCAGACGGCCGCAACATCGTGGCACTTGCCGACCACGACCGCCGCGCCCTGCTGGGAAGCACCGCATCCGGCACCTTGCAACTTCGGGAAGATGACCATGGATTGGCTTTTGAACTTCGCCTGCCTGATACCTCAGTGGCCCGCGATATTGCCGTTTTGGTGGAGAGCCGCGTTATCCAAGGTTGCAGCTTCGGGTTTCATGTGCCCGAAGGTGGCGACACCTGGTTAGACCGTGGCGACGGCTCCATGCTGCGCGAGCTGCGCAACGTGGAATTGGTTGAAGTGACTGTGACGGCGCAACCGGCATATCCAGACACCGAAGTGGCCAAGCGCTCCAAGCCTATCGAGCAAGGCTATGCCCACTTCCATATCCACCGCGATAACAACTTTCTGTGGCTGGAACTGTCATGA
- a CDS encoding phage portal protein produces MGLEKRSTIGVNGWPVPLTASAVTPTTAQGVSAVYACVQAISETTASLPLILFRRGEDGDRERAADHPLYRVLHDMANPEQTALEFREYMQAAVLLKGNAFARIVRGYDGQVRELWPLNPDNVQVRRTPSGLVYEYSKEGTRTTLLAHECLHLRHRLGDDGVLGVSPIAAARGVVELAIAENQHGVSTFTNGAKMLGVLRFPGKLRPEQRQAIGASWASQHAGAANAGRTAILEEGVEFQALSMSLEDASWIEARKLSVIEVCRLFRVPPTIVQSMESANYSNSVELARQFVTMTLRRHLIGWEQAIAAKCLTEAGRRTYFAEHQVEGLLRGDSVNRAQFYSSGISDGWLMRSEARKLENLSAIEGIDDAPLSQKSVPAPLPYPSKQ; encoded by the coding sequence GTGGGCCTGGAAAAGCGCAGCACCATCGGCGTGAATGGCTGGCCTGTGCCCCTGACTGCCAGTGCTGTGACGCCTACGACCGCACAAGGTGTATCGGCGGTCTATGCGTGTGTGCAGGCCATCAGCGAAACCACCGCATCCCTTCCCCTGATCCTGTTCCGCCGTGGTGAAGATGGCGACCGGGAACGCGCCGCAGACCATCCCCTGTACCGTGTTTTGCACGACATGGCGAACCCCGAGCAAACTGCTCTGGAGTTCCGGGAATACATGCAGGCCGCCGTACTGCTCAAGGGCAACGCCTTCGCCCGCATCGTGCGAGGCTATGACGGCCAGGTGCGCGAACTGTGGCCACTCAATCCGGACAATGTGCAGGTTCGCCGCACGCCATCCGGCCTTGTCTATGAGTACAGCAAGGAAGGCACCCGAACCACCTTGCTTGCCCATGAATGCCTTCACCTTCGCCACCGCCTGGGCGATGACGGTGTGCTGGGTGTAAGCCCTATCGCCGCTGCCCGTGGTGTGGTGGAACTGGCCATTGCAGAGAATCAGCACGGGGTGAGCACCTTCACCAACGGCGCAAAGATGCTGGGGGTGTTGAGGTTTCCCGGCAAGCTCCGGCCCGAACAACGTCAAGCTATCGGCGCATCGTGGGCCAGTCAACATGCTGGTGCTGCGAATGCCGGACGGACTGCGATTCTTGAGGAGGGCGTGGAGTTTCAAGCCCTGTCTATGAGCCTTGAAGATGCATCGTGGATCGAGGCCCGCAAGCTATCCGTGATCGAGGTGTGTCGCCTGTTCCGCGTGCCGCCCACCATCGTGCAAAGCATGGAATCAGCGAACTACAGCAACTCTGTGGAGCTGGCACGGCAGTTCGTAACGATGACATTGCGCCGCCATTTGATCGGCTGGGAGCAAGCCATTGCAGCCAAGTGCCTGACCGAAGCCGGACGCCGCACCTACTTTGCCGAACATCAGGTGGAAGGCCTGCTGAGGGGCGACAGCGTGAACCGTGCGCAGTTCTATTCGAGCGGTATCTCGGACGGATGGCTCATGCGCTCAGAGGCCCGAAAACTCGAAAATTTAAGCGCCATCGAGGGTATCGACGATGCGCCACTGAGCCAAAAATCTGTCCCAGCTCCATTGCCTTACCCGAGCAAGCAATGA
- a CDS encoding HNH endonuclease, giving the protein MSRPPDFFKNARQQPPKGLDSNGMPEERRVNGYLVKPPMRWTKDSNGRTLGLNSAAWRKLRKQVLAEEPLCRHCAAQGLVVPATEVDHMRGAADNSRDALQALCKPCHSIKTMAELYGRPPRLGCDEQGYPIGSDHPWNKAAVARSGGLAAGVSEQKSPEAIDPEPTCSLRFNVDCLKKRHP; this is encoded by the coding sequence ATGAGCCGCCCGCCCGACTTCTTTAAGAACGCCCGGCAACAGCCACCCAAGGGCCTGGACAGCAACGGTATGCCCGAAGAGCGCCGCGTGAATGGCTACCTTGTCAAACCACCAATGAGGTGGACAAAGGACAGCAACGGGCGGACGCTGGGACTCAATTCCGCCGCGTGGCGCAAGCTCAGAAAGCAGGTGCTGGCCGAAGAACCGCTGTGCCGCCACTGCGCCGCCCAAGGGCTAGTGGTGCCAGCTACCGAAGTCGACCACATGCGAGGTGCAGCCGATAACAGCCGGGATGCGCTTCAGGCCCTTTGCAAGCCCTGTCACAGCATCAAGACTATGGCAGAGCTGTACGGCAGACCACCGCGCCTTGGATGCGACGAACAGGGCTACCCCATAGGTAGTGACCATCCTTGGAATAAAGCTGCTGTGGCGCGTTCTGGTGGCCTTGCTGCGGGTGTTTCAGAGCAGAAATCACCAGAGGCGATTGACCCCGAACCGACCTGTTCCCTTCGCTTTAACGTTGACTGCTTAAAAAAGAGGCACCCATGA
- a CDS encoding terminase, whose amino-acid sequence MKLTAKRKRSDSAAAAIAATQAAALPPLSPPAHVLVPDGARPFWDAIVQARPRDTWNPVDMASAANLARVQFALEAAPVGSDDHAKLTRLALALTRAIAVNTVATVGRSADIAKGAELERSARQDDGDDLIPRLRAV is encoded by the coding sequence ATGAAGCTAACAGCCAAGCGAAAGCGCTCCGACAGCGCCGCAGCCGCCATTGCTGCCACTCAGGCCGCAGCCCTGCCGCCCTTGTCGCCGCCTGCCCATGTGCTGGTGCCGGACGGTGCCCGCCCATTCTGGGATGCCATCGTGCAGGCCCGCCCGCGTGACACCTGGAACCCGGTGGACATGGCGAGTGCTGCCAACCTTGCCCGCGTGCAGTTCGCCCTGGAGGCCGCGCCCGTAGGCTCCGACGACCATGCGAAGCTAACCCGCCTTGCCCTTGCCCTGACACGCGCCATTGCTGTCAACACGGTGGCCACGGTGGGCCGCAGTGCAGACATTGCCAAGGGTGCCGAGCTGGAGCGCAGCGCACGCCAGGACGACGGCGATGATCTGATCCCGAGGCTCAGGGCGGTATGA
- a CDS encoding terminase large subunit yields the protein MTRAARVIEFITRFIVTPDGAQVGQPMVLAEFQKQFIRDVYDNPAGTRRAILSVARKNGKSGLIAGLLLAHLVGPEAKQNSQIVSGAMSRDQAALVFNLASKMVQLSPKLSSIVRIIPSGKRLLGLPLNTEYRALAADGKTAHGLSPVLAILDEIGQVRGPQSDFIDAITTSQGAHEAPLLIAISTAAANDADLLSTWIDDARASQDKRIVCHVYEAPAGCDLLDESAWRAANPALGTFRSLDDLREQLTQAQRMPSMENSARNLLLNQRVSTVSPFISPDVWKSCAALPAFLGDVPVWCGIDLSARLDLTAMVIVGQVDDVWHVQSYFWCPESGIEDRSRRDRAPYSTWARQGLLRTTPGASVDYEFVAADIAEILADLDVRGIAFDRWRIDLLKKEFDRLGVDLPLVEHGQGFKDMSVALDALEAELLNGRIAHGGHPVLTMCAANAVVTKDPAGGRKLDKAKATGRIDGLQALAMAMGVASKATEAQGIAFDSFTFV from the coding sequence ATGACCCGCGCCGCCCGCGTTATTGAGTTCATCACCCGTTTCATCGTCACGCCAGACGGTGCGCAGGTGGGGCAACCCATGGTGCTGGCAGAGTTTCAAAAGCAGTTCATTCGGGACGTGTACGACAACCCCGCAGGAACGCGCCGTGCTATTCTTTCAGTAGCACGCAAGAATGGGAAATCTGGCCTGATTGCTGGCCTGCTACTGGCGCACCTGGTGGGCCCCGAGGCGAAGCAAAACAGCCAGATCGTGAGCGGTGCCATGAGCCGGGATCAGGCCGCCCTGGTGTTCAATCTGGCCAGCAAGATGGTGCAGCTTTCCCCGAAGCTTTCCAGCATCGTGCGGATCATCCCGAGCGGCAAACGCCTGCTGGGCCTGCCGCTCAATACTGAATATCGCGCCCTTGCTGCTGACGGCAAGACCGCCCACGGCCTTAGCCCGGTGCTGGCCATCTTGGACGAAATCGGCCAGGTGCGTGGCCCGCAATCCGACTTCATCGACGCTATCACCACGTCACAAGGTGCCCACGAAGCGCCGCTGCTGATCGCCATCAGTACCGCCGCAGCGAATGACGCGGACTTGCTTTCAACGTGGATTGATGACGCCCGCGCCAGCCAGGATAAGCGCATCGTCTGCCATGTGTACGAAGCGCCCGCCGGGTGTGACTTGTTGGACGAAAGCGCATGGCGTGCGGCAAATCCTGCCCTGGGCACATTCCGCAGCCTTGATGACCTACGCGAGCAACTGACGCAAGCGCAGCGGATGCCGAGCATGGAAAACAGCGCCCGCAACTTGCTGCTGAATCAGCGGGTTTCGACTGTCTCGCCATTCATCAGCCCGGACGTGTGGAAGTCCTGCGCAGCCCTGCCCGCCTTTTTGGGTGACGTGCCTGTCTGGTGCGGGATCGACCTGAGCGCCCGCCTAGACCTCACGGCCATGGTGATCGTCGGCCAGGTGGATGACGTGTGGCATGTGCAGTCGTATTTCTGGTGCCCCGAGTCCGGCATTGAGGATCGCAGCCGCCGTGACCGTGCGCCTTACTCGACATGGGCGCGCCAGGGCCTGTTACGGACGACGCCAGGTGCCAGCGTGGACTATGAGTTTGTCGCCGCAGACATTGCCGAGATTCTTGCTGACCTTGATGTTCGTGGGATAGCTTTTGACAGATGGCGAATCGACCTGCTGAAGAAAGAGTTCGACCGCCTGGGTGTTGATCTGCCGCTAGTCGAACATGGCCAGGGCTTTAAAGACATGAGTGTCGCCCTTGATGCCCTGGAGGCCGAGCTGCTGAATGGGCGCATCGCCCACGGTGGCCATCCGGTGCTGACCATGTGTGCCGCCAATGCCGTGGTGACAAAAGACCCAGCCGGTGGGCGCAAGCTGGACAAGGCGAAGGCTACCGGACGCATTGACGGATTGCAGGCCCTTGCCATGGCCATGGGTGTGGCCAGCAAAGCCACCGAGGCGCAGGGGATCGCCTTCGACAGTTTCACGTTCGTTTGA